The following proteins are co-located in the Acinetobacter sp. NCu2D-2 genome:
- a CDS encoding ABC1 kinase family protein: MIPHVSRLLELWRIAAHYRLDTLFPAEELPEKARHALALIRLHPAAWSSKERKNPLKLKEALEEMGPLAIKLGQLLSTRRDLIPPEVLQQLVLLQDRVKPFDNDVAKMRIQESLKADVNTLFARFDAQPLAAASIAQVHTAALHDGREVVVKVTRPNIREQILQDFEILAWLGHALEKRIEAARALHLSEIIQDYRQIILNELDLTLEAENTRLMRHNFTGSSMMYVPEMYMDSKDVLVAERITGVPISDVETFDRLGMDRADLAKKGLTIFFTQVFRDNFFHADMHPGNVFVETINPSNPRFIALDCAIMGELSKHDQMTVARMLLAVMNSDFMQLIQIVHQAGWIPPGTDQDALAREMRRTVGPMVSKPMHELDFAGILIQVMDIARRFHLEIPPQLMLLLKTLVHVEGLGTDLYPELDIWSLAKPILTDWIKAQMNPQKNLKELGQKIPDLLLGAQDLPTLLIDSLNGLKNQSAWHAKQLNELQSMRLQMEHQQKRNWMFGSIMAILLAIAVVAPWYVSTILIICVSLLSILRVLK, from the coding sequence ATGATTCCGCACGTTTCACGTTTACTCGAACTTTGGCGCATTGCCGCGCACTATAGACTCGACACGTTGTTTCCTGCGGAAGAATTACCTGAAAAGGCACGTCATGCACTTGCTCTGATTCGCTTACACCCTGCTGCATGGTCAAGCAAAGAGCGCAAGAATCCTCTCAAGCTGAAAGAAGCTTTAGAAGAAATGGGACCGCTGGCAATTAAATTGGGGCAGCTACTCTCAACACGTCGTGATTTGATTCCACCTGAGGTCTTACAACAATTGGTCTTACTGCAAGACCGAGTGAAACCTTTTGATAATGATGTCGCAAAAATGCGCATTCAGGAATCATTAAAGGCGGATGTAAATACGCTCTTTGCACGTTTTGATGCACAGCCATTAGCTGCTGCATCTATTGCACAAGTGCATACAGCAGCACTGCACGATGGTCGTGAAGTCGTTGTTAAAGTCACTCGTCCCAATATTCGTGAGCAAATTCTTCAAGACTTTGAAATTCTAGCGTGGTTAGGTCATGCACTTGAGAAGCGTATAGAAGCAGCACGAGCACTACATTTATCCGAGATTATTCAAGACTATCGTCAGATTATTCTGAATGAACTTGATCTCACTCTGGAAGCTGAAAACACCCGTTTAATGCGTCATAATTTCACTGGCTCAAGCATGATGTATGTGCCTGAAATGTACATGGACAGCAAAGATGTCTTGGTCGCTGAACGTATCACTGGTGTACCCATTTCAGATGTGGAGACTTTTGACCGTTTAGGCATGGACCGTGCGGATTTGGCAAAGAAAGGTTTAACCATCTTCTTTACACAAGTCTTCCGCGATAATTTTTTCCATGCGGATATGCATCCCGGCAATGTCTTTGTCGAAACCATTAATCCAAGCAATCCACGTTTTATTGCGCTCGACTGCGCAATTATGGGTGAACTGTCTAAGCATGACCAAATGACTGTTGCGCGTATGCTACTTGCGGTCATGAACAGCGACTTTATGCAGCTGATTCAGATTGTGCATCAAGCGGGTTGGATTCCACCGGGAACAGACCAAGATGCCTTAGCACGTGAAATGCGTCGCACGGTCGGTCCAATGGTATCGAAACCGATGCATGAATTGGATTTTGCTGGCATCTTAATTCAGGTTATGGATATTGCACGTCGTTTCCATTTAGAAATTCCACCGCAACTCATGTTGTTGCTGAAAACATTGGTGCATGTAGAGGGTTTAGGGACGGACTTATATCCTGAACTGGATATTTGGAGTTTGGCAAAACCAATCCTTACCGATTGGATTAAAGCCCAAATGAATCCGCAGAAAAACTTAAAAGAACTCGGACAAAAAATCCCTGATTTGCTTTTAGGTGCGCAGGATTTACCGACTTTACTGATTGATAGCTTAAATGGCTTGAAAAACCAGTCTGCGTGGCATGCTAAACAATTGAACGAGCTGCAAAGCATGCGTCTGCAAATGGAGCATCAGCAGAAACGGAATTGGATGTTCGGCAGTATTATGGCGATTCTTTTGGCGATTGCTGTGGTTGCACCGTGGTATGTGTCTACGATTCTCATTATTTGCGTTAGTTTACTTTCTATATTAAGAGTGTTGAAATAA
- a CDS encoding ubiquinone biosynthesis accessory factor UbiJ: MWSILALGAIERVIHHIIDLDAITRIQLNALAGKMLRVVITSPQLSVDVFFDDGKVRLSPTVTGHSESASIFEQRPFDAQDEFTSEATATLCVENVVELIKLLLVEDVGNIPLQGDYKLLQDIQKIMQQAEPDLAAHLSPWIGPALAHEIAKIQLAPQQLKQTLQSHLFFAEDALKEDSGLFAPRWQMDDLNQDTRILNQNLDRVEAKIRQLQAQIDSQQDLI, encoded by the coding sequence ATGTGGTCAATCTTAGCACTCGGTGCAATTGAACGCGTTATTCATCACATCATCGACTTGGATGCAATTACCCGCATCCAACTTAATGCATTAGCAGGGAAAATGCTTCGCGTCGTGATTACATCGCCGCAGCTCTCTGTTGATGTCTTTTTTGATGATGGCAAAGTCCGTTTAAGTCCAACCGTCACAGGTCATAGCGAATCAGCATCCATCTTCGAGCAGCGTCCTTTCGATGCACAAGATGAATTTACCTCAGAAGCAACGGCAACACTTTGTGTGGAAAATGTTGTTGAGCTGATTAAGCTATTGCTTGTTGAAGATGTGGGAAATATTCCACTACAAGGTGACTATAAGCTGCTGCAAGATATCCAAAAAATCATGCAACAAGCTGAACCTGATTTAGCAGCGCATTTGAGTCCTTGGATTGGACCTGCCTTGGCACATGAAATCGCCAAAATCCAACTTGCACCGCAACAACTCAAGCAAACGCTGCAAAGTCATTTATTCTTTGCTGAAGATGCCTTAAAAGAAGACAGTGGTCTATTTGCCCCACGTTGGCAAATGGATGATTTAAATCAAGATACACGTATCTTGAACCAAAATTTAGACCGTGTTGAAGCTAAAATTCGTCAGCTTCAAGCACAGATCGACTCTCAACAAGACTTAATTTAA
- a CDS encoding patatin-like phospholipase family protein, which produces MTQILKRKANSLNIRAGHLARELILKDGLQPAQVDIIPGAAGGPKGIGIQGLDQAIFGDFLPQAQQRRTLIGSSIGSWRFASIAAHGAKQGTELLGELYTHLSFHKKMTKQDVSTVCYQMLSNLVKGHESKLIHHPDYHLTVLSIKAQNLFQSDHALPLMTALAGIVGTTALGRKHSRHFMQRVISQPNIGTPFKIHDDAFQTHYQSLTEENVMAWLMASASIPGVMAAVKDIPNAPEGSYRDGGLIDYHIDLPFESKGIVLYPHFTDSITPGWFDKLFKRTANPNNQARTLLISPSQAYLNSLPLGRLPDRKDFSLKGLDDQQRIQLWKQCIAESQCLGDEFLELVEKQNFAEVMQCL; this is translated from the coding sequence ATGACCCAAATCCTAAAAAGAAAAGCCAATTCACTCAATATTCGCGCCGGTCACTTAGCACGCGAGCTTATTTTAAAAGACGGCTTACAACCCGCTCAGGTCGATATTATTCCCGGTGCTGCAGGTGGTCCCAAAGGCATCGGCATTCAAGGACTCGATCAAGCCATTTTTGGTGACTTTCTGCCACAAGCTCAACAACGTCGAACTTTAATTGGTTCATCGATTGGGAGTTGGCGGTTTGCCAGTATTGCAGCACATGGTGCCAAACAGGGAACTGAATTACTGGGTGAGCTCTATACCCACTTAAGTTTTCATAAAAAAATGACCAAGCAGGATGTCAGTACGGTCTGCTATCAAATGCTCAGCAACTTAGTCAAAGGACATGAAAGCAAACTGATTCATCATCCTGACTATCATTTGACTGTGCTCTCAATTAAAGCGCAAAACCTGTTTCAAAGCGACCATGCGCTGCCCCTAATGACCGCTTTGGCAGGTATTGTGGGCACCACTGCATTGGGGCGTAAACATAGCCGTCATTTTATGCAGCGTGTGATCAGCCAACCCAATATTGGTACGCCCTTCAAGATTCACGATGATGCATTTCAAACCCATTATCAAAGCTTGACTGAAGAAAATGTCATGGCATGGCTGATGGCTTCAGCCTCCATTCCAGGGGTGATGGCAGCAGTTAAAGATATTCCCAATGCCCCGGAAGGCAGCTACCGCGATGGCGGTCTGATTGACTATCATATTGACTTACCTTTTGAATCTAAAGGCATTGTGCTGTATCCACATTTCACCGACAGCATTACCCCAGGTTGGTTTGATAAACTGTTTAAACGTACAGCCAATCCAAATAACCAAGCCCGAACTTTGCTGATCTCGCCTTCGCAAGCCTATTTAAACAGTTTACCTTTAGGACGTTTACCCGACCGTAAAGACTTCAGCTTAAAAGGTTTGGATGATCAACAACGGATTCAGCTTTGGAAGCAGTGCATTGCTGAAAGTCAGTGTTTGGGTGATGAATTTTTAGAATTGGTTGAAAAGCAAAACTTTGCAGAGGTGATGCAATGCTTGTAA
- the ubiE gene encoding bifunctional demethylmenaquinone methyltransferase/2-methoxy-6-polyprenyl-1,4-benzoquinol methylase UbiE: MSNENQTPTPTTESAQNTDKVSPFLTAPLPQGAPQGQQQSLEQRLTDTPVTGSVPKYNLPRGANTGNVGPTTHFGYQTVSSEEKAQKVAEVFHSVAAKYDIMNDLMSFGIHRLWKRFAINMSGVRRGQRVLDIAGGTGDLAKVFSREVGPTGHVVLSDINESMLNVGRDRLIDAGCTNVDFVLANAETLEPFEDNSFDLLTISFGLRNVTDKDAALAAMYRVLKPGGRLLVLEFSKPVFEPFSKLYDLYSFTALPIMGKIIANDSESYKYLAESIRMHPDQRTLKGMMENAGFQNCDYHNLTGGIVAVHRGFKL; this comes from the coding sequence ACAGCACCACTTCCACAAGGTGCACCGCAAGGTCAGCAGCAATCTCTTGAGCAACGTCTGACAGATACCCCAGTGACTGGCAGCGTACCAAAATACAATCTGCCACGTGGTGCAAACACAGGTAATGTCGGTCCAACGACTCACTTCGGCTACCAAACCGTAAGCAGTGAGGAAAAAGCGCAAAAAGTGGCTGAAGTCTTCCACTCTGTTGCAGCGAAATACGACATCATGAATGACTTGATGTCATTTGGTATTCACCGTTTATGGAAACGTTTTGCGATTAACATGTCAGGTGTTCGTCGTGGTCAACGCGTACTCGATATTGCCGGTGGTACAGGTGACCTTGCCAAAGTTTTTAGTCGTGAAGTGGGTCCAACAGGTCATGTGGTTTTATCTGACATTAACGAATCGATGTTGAATGTTGGTCGTGACCGATTAATCGATGCAGGTTGTACCAACGTTGATTTTGTTTTGGCAAATGCTGAAACTTTAGAACCATTTGAAGACAATAGCTTCGATCTATTAACGATTTCATTTGGTCTGCGTAACGTGACCGATAAAGATGCTGCGCTTGCTGCGATGTATCGTGTATTGAAGCCAGGTGGTCGTTTATTGGTACTCGAATTCTCTAAACCTGTATTTGAGCCATTCTCAAAACTTTACGATTTGTATTCATTCACGGCACTGCCAATCATGGGTAAAATCATTGCCAATGACTCAGAGAGCTATAAATACTTGGCTGAATCGATTCGTATGCACCCAGACCAACGTACTTTAAAAGGTATGATGGAAAATGCTGGCTTCCAAAACTGTGATTACCACAACTTGACTGGTGGTATTGTTGCCGTTCACCGTGGTTTTAAACTCTAA